The genomic interval CTGTTACTCGGTTGTTGTTCATGTTCTTCCGCTTCATTCTCTTCAAACCCCTTTCAATCTCGATTACAACCCAATTTCGCACGTTTTCCATATCGTCCCTTTCACGCATCCTCAACTATCTTAGGGTTTCCTGCCCCCCTTTCCTCTCTCAACCGAACCGAACTCTTCAAATCCTATCTCGCTTCTCAAGATTCCATTCCAACGGTACTCTCTCTAtctgttttttatttacatCTAATTCTCATTTATTTTGTTACCATAGATATTTGTTTTCATACCAAGGGAACTAATTAGAGTTTGATGCAAAATCGTAAAGCGTTTTCACATATGTTTGTGTCTTTGGTTCATTATTCAATTAGGATAGAACTCAAGGTTATGGCTTAGATTTGTCACAACTTTGTAACTACTATAAGACAATTTTACTTTCCTTGCTACCATGTTACACTGATACTCAaacctaaattttcatttggacttttacCTTTTACACTTTAATCATGGTTAATTAAGttcaaaattattgttaatgaagttcaaaattattgttaatGAAGTTCAATAGATGATTAATGAATTACGACGCCTAGTAGATCTATTAACTAAATCTAACACTTCATTAATCACACGTGTGAATTGTGTTAACCATTTTAAAAGGTGTTGAGTTTAGATGTCTCAAATTGATGCTCACATAACATTTTTGATTTCGCAATTACTTATTTATCGACTACTTGTAACACACTCTTAAGTCTTAATGTCTGGTCCGTTTTATATAAGattgaaacatttttttgaAAGTGGTCAATTTTTTTAGACCAGTCATGAAGAGTGTGTTAAAAATGATAATGTTCCTCTTAAATAAGTTTGAAATGTACAGATGCATTTGATTTTATCTGTTTTATTTCATTTCGTACCTTCTGTTTTTCCAGACCAACTTtgcatttttaaaatcattaattctCATTAAACTTGTTTTACTTTAAGCTGCAATAGGTTGTTTTTGTTTCAGTGGTTGTTCCTGAATTATATCCCTGGCTAAATCCTCTCTCTTTCTTGTCTTCCATAGACAAATGATGACACAGAGGAGACTCAGAATGATACAAGAGTGaaaaatgaagataaaaaaCCTTTAACCAGCTTAGTGGTCCTTTTTGAGGAATACAAGAAATCCTTTCTCAATGGCAATGAAAAGACTGCATCACAGATTGAAGAAAGAATACAATCAAAggcaaataaaaagaataaattgaGTCAGAAAGTATCTAGTCTATCGGCAGATAAAGTTTCTTGTAAGGAGCAATATCTTCGCTTACAAGCAGATTTTGATAACTTCAGGAAGAGATGTGACAAAGAAAGAATTAGCATCCAATCAGATGCCCAACTAGAATTCATTAAAAAGCTTTTGTTCATGGTCGACCATTTTGAGAGAGTCAAACAACAAAGTGAAGCAGCAACggagaaagagaagaagattGATGCGAGCTATCAAAGTATTTACAAGCAATTTGTAGAGACTTTGAGGAGCCATCATGTTTCTGTGGTAGCAACAGTGGGCAAGCCTTTTAATCCATTGGTAAGTTAAATTTGAAAAGGTCTATTGATATTTAAAAGAGTTTCCGAAGTATAAGAAACTGTATGTGATTTCTTTGTAAAACTGAATCAGTTACTGTCTCTTTTTTTTGTCTTAGAAGAGA from Cicer arietinum cultivar CDC Frontier isolate Library 1 chromosome 5, Cicar.CDCFrontier_v2.0, whole genome shotgun sequence carries:
- the LOC101514565 gene encoding uncharacterized protein, with amino-acid sequence MAASLSNQSLLLGCCSCSSASFSSNPFQSRLQPNFARFPYRPFHASSTILGFPAPLSSLNRTELFKSYLASQDSIPTTNDDTEETQNDTRVKNEDKKPLTSLVVLFEEYKKSFLNGNEKTASQIEERIQSKANKKNKLSQKVSSLSADKVSCKEQYLRLQADFDNFRKRCDKERISIQSDAQLEFIKKLLFMVDHFERVKQQSEAATEKEKKIDASYQSIYKQFVETLRSHHVSVVATVGKPFNPLLHEAVAREESDVFKEGIIIKESRRGFLLRDKVLRPALVKVSLGPGNKKSSVAPAKSLEQTAARIDER